A genomic segment from Glycine soja cultivar W05 chromosome 18, ASM419377v2, whole genome shotgun sequence encodes:
- the LOC114396887 gene encoding uncharacterized protein DDB_G0290685-like produces the protein MVVMQMVGVLVALMVVATSGDDVGGDSDKCGIGDNDSGGGSDDGNTNVNSDSDDIDDDSSSGSGDNVDGDDNKRGGIGGSDSGDDGGDDSNNIIGVSDDGSDSGGNGGDIDIESNDGNSDGGNNKKWDCQM, from the exons ATGGTAGTGATGCAAATGGTGGGGGTGTTGGTGGCATTGATGGTGGTGGCAACTAGTGGTGATGACGTTGGTGGCGACAGCGACAAATGTGGTATTGGTGACAATGATAGTGGTGGTGGTAGTGATGATGGTAATACCAATGTCAATAGTGATAGTGATGACATTGACGATGATAGTAGTAGTGGTAGCGGCGATAATGTTGATGGTGACGATAACAAACGTG GTGGTATTGGTGGTAGTGATAGCGGCGACGATGGTGGTGATGATAGTAATAATATAATTGGTGTCAGTGACGATGGTAGTGACAGTGGTGGTAATGGTGGTGATATCGACATTGAGAGCAATGATGGTAATAGCGATGGTGGTAACAACAAAAAGTGGGATTGTCAAATgtaa